In a single window of the Niabella ginsenosidivorans genome:
- a CDS encoding helix-turn-helix domain-containing protein, with protein MNKTETVEDFYKRVNEQLPKHSLQNAGLGHFNIFSRDSCSAVTSYSRRDFYKVSYIIGTGKLHYANEWIYIDRPALMFSNPMIPYSWEAESAEQKGWFCLFTEDFILQDKRVTSLQDTPLFKTGARPVYFLNEQQQQEISTIFRKMEQEMQSDYMHKFSMLRNYLHLVIHEAMKWCVADTFEKSTNAGARITNLFLELLERQFPIDEPDRIVQLRTPQHYARHLSVHVNHLNRSVKEATGKTTSAHISDRILKEARALLLHSDWNVSEIAYSLGFEYPAHFTNFYKKKTGQSPAALRKSIV; from the coding sequence ATGAATAAAACAGAAACCGTTGAGGATTTTTATAAAAGGGTAAATGAACAGCTGCCTAAACACTCTCTGCAAAATGCAGGTCTGGGGCATTTTAATATTTTTTCAAGAGACTCCTGTTCTGCCGTAACCAGCTACTCCCGGCGCGATTTTTATAAGGTATCCTATATCATTGGAACCGGCAAATTACATTATGCCAATGAGTGGATCTATATTGACCGCCCGGCATTGATGTTCTCCAACCCTATGATCCCATATTCCTGGGAAGCGGAATCTGCCGAACAAAAAGGCTGGTTCTGCCTGTTTACAGAAGATTTTATTTTGCAGGATAAACGGGTAACCAGCCTGCAGGATACCCCGCTTTTTAAAACCGGAGCCCGCCCTGTTTATTTTTTGAATGAGCAGCAACAACAGGAAATAAGCACCATCTTCCGCAAAATGGAGCAGGAAATGCAGTCGGATTATATGCACAAATTCAGTATGCTGCGCAATTACCTGCATCTGGTTATTCATGAGGCCATGAAATGGTGCGTGGCCGATACCTTTGAAAAAAGCACCAATGCCGGCGCCCGTATCACCAATCTGTTCCTGGAACTGCTGGAACGGCAGTTCCCGATTGATGAACCGGACCGGATAGTGCAACTGCGCACCCCACAGCATTATGCGCGGCACCTTTCTGTGCATGTAAACCACTTAAACCGCTCCGTAAAGGAGGCTACCGGTAAAACCACCTCTGCCCATATCTCTGACCGCATTTTAAAGGAGGCCCGGGCGCTGCTGCTGCATTCGGACTGGAATGTTTCGGAAATAGCGTACAGCCTTGGTTTTGAATACCCGGCGCATTTTACCAATTTTTATAAGAAAAAAACCGGTCAAAGCCCTGCGGCCCTCCGGAAATCAATTGTTTGA
- a CDS encoding DinB family protein: MQTQRRTFIKSSMALFASTLLTPIAGTATFEGSATDEGLFMIGPIKGYTPQIGTLVSMLNYNRSTVVKSVEKLSRNQIDFLLDDHANTIAALVMHLGAVDKFYQINTFEGREEFNDEEKKLWQAPLELGAKGRAEIRGHDIQYYLDLITEVRNETLEAFKKKDDKWLLAVDRKWSPPNQPLNTYWKWFHVCEHESNHRGQIAFLKSRLPGAKPAGTE; the protein is encoded by the coding sequence ATGCAAACACAAAGAAGAACATTTATAAAAAGCAGCATGGCCCTTTTTGCCAGCACTTTATTAACTCCCATCGCCGGTACTGCCACGTTTGAGGGTTCAGCAACAGATGAGGGTCTCTTTATGATCGGGCCGATAAAAGGTTATACACCGCAGATAGGCACGCTGGTTTCCATGCTCAACTACAACCGCTCTACAGTAGTAAAATCGGTTGAAAAATTATCCCGGAACCAGATTGACTTTTTGCTGGATGATCATGCCAATACCATTGCAGCGCTTGTAATGCACCTGGGTGCTGTGGACAAATTTTACCAGATCAATACCTTTGAAGGTCGGGAAGAATTTAACGACGAGGAAAAAAAGCTATGGCAGGCCCCGTTGGAGCTGGGCGCAAAGGGGCGAGCTGAAATAAGGGGCCATGATATACAGTATTACCTGGACCTGATTACGGAAGTACGCAATGAGACGCTGGAAGCCTTTAAAAAGAAAGATGACAAATGGCTGCTGGCCGTTGACCGCAAGTGGTCGCCCCCCAACCAGCCATTGAATACCTATTGGAAATGGTTCCATGTATGTGAGCATGAATCCAACCACCGCGGACAGATTGCTTTTTTAAAAAGCCGTCTGCCGGGTGCGAAACCCGCAGGAACGGAATAA
- a CDS encoding pentapeptide repeat-containing protein yields MSTYFEDLVFEKQDFTGQLFKAGDYEGCRFINCDLSKAALSYTNFIDCRFENCNLSSAAIIKTSFQDTGFSSCKMLGMHFEDANTFLFTPAFRDCVLTLCSFYGVNMKHAAFTNCILHEADFADAVCTGVVFDNCDFLHAKFENTRLDQSDLRTSFNYSIDPERNLIKKARFSFPAAAGLLDRYAIIIDGIT; encoded by the coding sequence ATGAGCACTTACTTTGAAGACCTGGTTTTTGAAAAGCAGGATTTCACCGGCCAGCTTTTTAAAGCAGGCGATTATGAAGGATGCCGCTTTATAAATTGTGATCTTTCAAAAGCAGCGCTGTCTTATACCAATTTTATAGATTGCCGGTTTGAAAACTGTAATTTAAGCAGCGCAGCTATTATAAAAACAAGTTTCCAGGATACCGGCTTTAGCAGCTGTAAAATGCTGGGCATGCATTTTGAGGATGCCAATACCTTTTTGTTTACACCTGCCTTCCGGGATTGCGTATTAACCCTTTGCTCTTTTTATGGGGTAAATATGAAACATGCTGCTTTTACCAACTGTATCCTTCATGAAGCAGATTTTGCTGATGCCGTTTGTACCGGTGTTGTTTTTGATAACTGTGACTTTCTGCATGCAAAATTTGAGAATACCCGCCTGGATCAGTCGGACCTCCGTACCTCTTTCAATTACTCAATCGACCCGGAACGCAACCTCATTAAAAAGGCCCGATTTTCATTTCCGGCTGCAGCGGGACTGCTGGATAGGTACGCGATCATTATTGATGGAATAACGTAA
- a CDS encoding ExbD/TolR family protein has protein sequence MNSMETAIQLVSHKRSMRKVFSRSGLRIDMTPMVDLGFLLITFFIYTSAMSDPATMDLFMPKNGPPVNTAVSGAFTILVGNNRAVAYYEGNLAANASNLSHGSLTELRKALIRKKREVMAAYVPDAGCEAKALAEKRSIDDCRQNKLMVLIKPGKNANYKTIVNVLDEMSINRIARYALVAPEKEEQQLIP, from the coding sequence ATGAACAGCATGGAAACGGCTATACAGCTGGTAAGCCATAAACGCAGTATGAGAAAGGTTTTCAGCCGGTCTGGTCTTAGAATAGATATGACACCAATGGTGGACCTCGGCTTTTTGCTCATCACCTTCTTTATTTATACCTCAGCAATGAGTGATCCGGCAACAATGGACCTGTTTATGCCAAAAAACGGGCCGCCCGTTAACACGGCAGTTTCCGGAGCTTTTACCATTCTTGTTGGTAATAACAGGGCCGTTGCATACTATGAAGGAAATTTAGCAGCCAATGCATCTAACCTGAGCCATGGCTCGCTTACAGAGCTGAGGAAAGCATTGATCCGTAAAAAAAGAGAGGTGATGGCCGCCTATGTTCCCGATGCAGGCTGTGAAGCAAAAGCGTTAGCTGAAAAACGATCCATAGACGATTGCAGGCAAAATAAACTGATGGTTTTGATCAAACCCGGTAAAAACGCTAATTATAAGACCATTGTAAATGTGCTGGATGAAATGTCCATTAACCGGATTGCGCGCTATGCACTGGTGGCGCCCGAAAAAGAAGAACAGCAACTGATTCCCTGA
- a CDS encoding energy transducer TonB → METKQILSSSLLDIVFDGKNKAYGAYELRTTYSRRLLKALLATGILIGIVVSVALLKPEPEKTAVPVIGPDVTIIEKIDEPQKTEPPVPVPPKQSEPKKIETQKFVIPRITPDKLMTDPPPAQKDLTDVRIGIENIKGDKTGNIAVPPIGDVDGGRGIVETKTKDKEPDIATFVQVEAKYPGDWIRFLTTNLRGDTPVDNGAAPGNYQVLVQFVVDVDGTVSDMKVLKDPGYGMSEEAIRVIQKSGKWKPAIQNGYPVKAYRKQPITFQVVEQ, encoded by the coding sequence ATGGAAACCAAACAGATCCTTTCTTCCAGTCTGCTTGACATTGTCTTTGACGGAAAAAACAAAGCGTATGGTGCGTATGAATTACGCACTACCTATTCCAGGCGCTTATTGAAAGCATTGCTTGCAACAGGTATTTTGATAGGCATAGTTGTAAGTGTTGCCTTATTAAAACCGGAGCCTGAAAAAACTGCAGTGCCCGTTATTGGCCCGGATGTTACTATTATTGAAAAAATTGACGAACCCCAAAAAACGGAACCGCCCGTACCGGTACCACCAAAGCAGTCGGAGCCTAAAAAAATTGAGACCCAAAAATTTGTGATCCCCAGAATCACACCGGATAAGCTGATGACAGATCCTCCCCCCGCGCAAAAAGATCTTACAGATGTAAGGATCGGGATCGAAAATATAAAAGGCGATAAAACAGGGAATATTGCAGTACCGCCTATAGGTGATGTGGACGGTGGCAGGGGAATAGTAGAAACGAAAACAAAAGATAAGGAACCCGATATAGCTACGTTTGTTCAGGTAGAAGCAAAGTACCCCGGCGATTGGATCCGTTTTCTTACTACAAACCTGCGGGGCGATACGCCGGTAGACAATGGTGCTGCTCCGGGTAATTACCAGGTACTGGTGCAGTTTGTGGTGGATGTGGATGGTACGGTAAGCGATATGAAAGTGCTGAAAGACCCGGGTTATGGCATGAGCGAAGAAGCCATACGTGTGATCCAAAAATCGGGTAAATGGAAGCCCGCCATCCAGAACGGGTATCCTGTAAAAGCCTACCGGAAACAACCCATTACTTTCCAGGTTGTAGAACAGTAA
- a CDS encoding phosphatidylserine decarboxylase family protein: MTLHKEGSATITISTLLFLMLSVVLYYLLFYSYPVIFWILETALLIVYGLIISFFRIPNRNYTVDAHAVTAPCDGKVVVIEEVQPDEYFNDRRIQVSIFMSPLNVHVNRNPVDGEIVYNQYHKGKYLVAWHPKSSTENERHSNVYRHSSGREVLTKQIAGALAKRIVNYNKVGDRVKQNDEMGFIKFGSRVDLLLPLDARINVKIGDIAVGGVTVIAQW, from the coding sequence ATGACCTTACATAAAGAAGGATCCGCCACTATTACCATTAGCACCCTGCTGTTTTTAATGCTGAGTGTTGTGTTGTACTATCTTCTGTTTTACAGTTACCCTGTTATTTTCTGGATACTGGAAACGGCGCTGCTTATTGTGTATGGACTGATCATTTCCTTTTTCCGTATTCCCAACAGGAACTATACTGTTGATGCCCATGCCGTTACCGCACCCTGCGATGGTAAGGTAGTGGTAATTGAAGAAGTGCAGCCGGATGAATATTTTAACGACCGCCGCATTCAGGTCTCTATTTTTATGAGCCCGCTGAATGTGCACGTAAACCGAAATCCGGTAGATGGGGAAATCGTTTATAATCAATATCATAAAGGGAAATACCTGGTGGCCTGGCATCCGAAATCATCCACAGAAAATGAACGGCATTCTAATGTATACCGGCATAGCAGCGGCAGGGAAGTGCTGACCAAGCAGATTGCCGGAGCGCTTGCCAAGCGGATTGTAAACTACAATAAGGTAGGGGATAGGGTAAAGCAGAATGATGAAATGGGCTTTATTAAATTCGGGTCAAGGGTAGACCTGTTATTGCCCCTGGATGCCAGAATCAATGTTAAGATCGGAGATATTGCGGTTGGTGGCGTCACGGTTATTGCGCAATGGTAG
- a CDS encoding peroxiredoxin — translation MSLVGKKFPGVAIDAMSEMGDNLKIDVYKEAVENKKKVLLFWYPKDFTFVCPTELHAFQEALPEFEKRNTLVIGASCDTAEVHFAWLNTPKDSGGIEGVTYPILADTHRYLSNELGILDADYEVNEETGEVKLSGSNVSYRATYLIDEEGKVFHESVNDMPLGRNVQEYLRLIDAYTHVQKHGEVCPANWEEGKKAMNADREGVAAYFSEN, via the coding sequence ATGTCATTAGTAGGAAAGAAATTCCCGGGTGTAGCAATCGATGCCATGTCTGAAATGGGAGACAATTTAAAGATCGATGTGTATAAAGAGGCTGTTGAAAACAAGAAGAAAGTGTTGTTGTTCTGGTATCCGAAGGACTTTACCTTTGTTTGCCCTACTGAATTGCATGCCTTTCAGGAAGCGCTTCCTGAGTTTGAAAAAAGAAATACACTGGTCATTGGTGCTTCCTGCGATACTGCGGAAGTGCATTTTGCCTGGCTGAACACACCAAAAGACAGTGGCGGCATTGAAGGCGTAACCTATCCGATTCTTGCAGATACGCACCGTTACCTGTCAAATGAATTAGGTATCCTGGATGCAGACTATGAAGTGAACGAGGAAACCGGTGAAGTAAAACTAAGTGGCTCCAATGTTTCTTACCGTGCCACTTATCTTATTGATGAAGAAGGAAAAGTGTTTCATGAAAGCGTAAATGACATGCCTTTGGGAAGGAATGTTCAGGAATACCTGCGCCTGATTGATGCATATACACATGTGCAAAAACATGGGGAAGTATGCCCGGCAAACTGGGAAGAAGGCAAAAAGGCTATGAATGCAGACCGGGAAGGCGTTGCTGCTTATTTCAGTGAGAACTAA
- a CDS encoding thioredoxin family protein: MYIELNEDNLQQLVADHPSVMVQYGAGWCGNCRIMKPKFKKLASENEQVAFFYVDAEKFPESRKLAKVDNLPTFAAFKNGQLLNQVQTNQAASLNELFDEITHN, from the coding sequence ATGTATATAGAGCTGAACGAGGATAATTTACAGCAACTGGTAGCGGATCATCCTTCTGTAATGGTACAATACGGGGCTGGCTGGTGTGGCAATTGCCGTATTATGAAACCTAAATTCAAGAAGCTGGCAAGTGAAAATGAGCAGGTGGCCTTTTTTTATGTGGATGCGGAAAAATTTCCCGAATCCCGTAAGCTGGCTAAGGTAGATAACCTGCCCACCTTTGCAGCATTTAAAAATGGTCAATTACTTAACCAGGTGCAAACCAACCAGGCTGCATCGCTAAACGAATTGTTTGATGAAATTACCCATAATTAG
- a CDS encoding DUF6952 family protein codes for MKLPIIRKLYQAAPPEKLQATVDVLEAFCEMNIKDEEIDVAGELITNLCGAIEVHELVKNGMRESEALNHFSKKVLGSIDL; via the coding sequence ATGAAATTACCCATAATTAGAAAACTGTACCAGGCGGCACCACCGGAAAAGCTTCAGGCAACGGTTGATGTGCTGGAAGCCTTTTGCGAGATGAATATAAAGGATGAAGAAATTGATGTGGCGGGAGAACTGATCACCAATCTTTGCGGGGCTATTGAGGTGCATGAACTGGTAAAAAATGGCATGCGGGAATCAGAGGCCCTGAACCATTTTTCAAAAAAAGTCTTAGGATCTATTGATCTGTAA
- a CDS encoding NAD(P)/FAD-dependent oxidoreductase, with protein sequence MQENRYDVIIVGGGPAGCSLAARLAVSGMRILVLEKDALPERTVISCSLFLASGMRLMDEIGISEVQYTAGNPKLAGAVLEMAGYFKTFVTMPEVGGRNYLYGIRRELLDNALWNHLQQFPNVTAIDQFSVTDINNDEKGSVKIISGTKKGAGNIQFFANAVIGADGRNSIVARKMKAPVIKEEKKLITTVYYAYWENVAPYKTGGKEWVHIHSGCNGFSTVVMPAGRRRTGVLVQCRHDYFKADEGADAWYLQTLSTFPSVNERLKNARRVTPLKGIKNVSNLFRKAFGPGWVLVGDAYHQKDSYDAQGIYDALTGAKMLSGYLIAWYQKKGEWDALMQQYESEIYRIAAPMFKSTMERLKRELFTIPPPFVAKTLMRWMLTSPLYKNRFARLISRQVAPDKWAPPSVVLRSIVTGALRDLTGKRKE encoded by the coding sequence ATGCAGGAAAACAGGTATGACGTGATTATTGTAGGTGGTGGCCCGGCCGGCTGTTCGCTGGCCGCACGCTTAGCCGTATCTGGTATGCGCATACTGGTGCTGGAAAAAGATGCATTGCCGGAACGGACGGTGATCTCCTGCTCTTTATTTCTGGCAAGTGGTATGCGGCTGATGGATGAAATCGGGATCAGTGAAGTACAATATACTGCCGGTAATCCAAAGCTGGCAGGGGCTGTACTGGAAATGGCCGGCTATTTTAAAACCTTTGTAACAATGCCTGAAGTGGGCGGAAGAAACTATTTATACGGAATCCGGCGGGAACTGCTTGACAATGCACTTTGGAACCATTTGCAGCAATTCCCGAATGTTACAGCAATCGATCAGTTTTCTGTTACAGACATAAATAACGATGAAAAAGGATCGGTAAAAATCATATCAGGTACTAAAAAAGGAGCAGGAAACATACAGTTTTTCGCAAATGCAGTAATTGGTGCAGACGGGCGGAACAGTATTGTTGCCCGTAAGATGAAAGCTCCGGTTATTAAAGAGGAAAAAAAGCTGATTACTACCGTGTACTATGCTTACTGGGAAAATGTGGCACCCTATAAAACCGGTGGGAAGGAATGGGTACATATCCATTCCGGATGTAATGGCTTCAGCACTGTTGTGATGCCCGCCGGAAGGCGCCGAACAGGTGTGCTGGTACAATGCAGGCACGATTATTTTAAAGCAGATGAAGGAGCTGATGCCTGGTACCTGCAAACATTAAGCACTTTCCCATCTGTAAATGAGCGGCTGAAAAACGCCCGTAGAGTCACTCCTCTAAAGGGTATCAAAAATGTTTCTAATCTTTTCAGGAAAGCTTTTGGCCCCGGTTGGGTGCTGGTGGGAGACGCTTATCACCAGAAAGACTCTTATGATGCACAGGGCATTTATGATGCGCTTACAGGTGCAAAGATGCTGTCTGGGTATTTAATCGCCTGGTATCAGAAAAAAGGAGAATGGGATGCTTTAATGCAGCAATATGAGTCTGAGATTTACAGGATTGCCGCTCCAATGTTTAAAAGTACCATGGAACGGCTGAAGCGGGAATTGTTTACTATTCCTCCGCCCTTTGTTGCCAAAACGCTGATGCGCTGGATGCTTACCAGCCCGTTATATAAAAACCGGTTTGCCCGGTTGATCAGCCGTCAGGTGGCTCCGGATAAATGGGCGCCTCCTTCTGTGGTGCTGCGGTCAATTGTTACAGGAGCATTAAGGGATCTGACAGGTAAACGCAAAGAGTAG
- a CDS encoding C40 family peptidase: protein MKNGYSFLMLTLLVVLYSCSGARKSQKVNVLEQRPDPVESTAAATTSKKENNPGNTAINRSLDQPLDINRYDFVDYAKTFLGTPYKYGSADPDKGLDCSGLLYHIFQHYHVKSPRSSYDYENVGREVSVKKALPGDIILFTGENSRKIGHMGIVTENKDVLKFIHAPGSGTVVTIGRLSGYFEKHFVKIIRVLK from the coding sequence ATGAAGAACGGCTATTCTTTTTTGATGCTTACCCTCCTTGTGGTATTGTATTCGTGTTCCGGCGCCCGGAAAAGCCAGAAGGTAAATGTACTGGAGCAACGGCCAGATCCTGTGGAAAGCACTGCTGCTGCAACTACTTCAAAAAAGGAAAACAATCCGGGGAACACCGCAATCAATCGTTCATTAGATCAGCCGTTGGATATTAACCGTTATGATTTTGTAGATTATGCAAAGACCTTTTTAGGCACTCCTTATAAATACGGATCAGCAGACCCTGATAAGGGACTGGATTGTTCTGGACTGCTGTATCATATTTTTCAGCATTATCATGTAAAATCGCCCCGTTCTTCCTATGACTACGAAAATGTAGGCCGGGAGGTTTCTGTAAAAAAGGCATTGCCCGGGGATATCATATTGTTTACAGGAGAAAACAGCCGTAAAATAGGGCATATGGGAATTGTTACGGAAAACAAGGATGTACTAAAATTTATACACGCTCCCGGCAGCGGAACGGTAGTAACCATTGGCCGGTTATCCGGTTATTTTGAAAAACATTTTGTAAAGATCATACGCGTGCTAAAATAA
- a CDS encoding nuclear transport factor 2 family protein: MRIRFFALLLGIVLIPAAPLWAQNKHLQEVEAAVKKFTKAMLDSDIPVLSALAADQLTYGHSSGKVQNKAEYLESFKTGASDFTKIDISDQTIYFVNNTAIVRHLLDADTNDNKQPGHTTLKIMTVWEKVAGKWLLIARQAVKPQ, translated from the coding sequence ATGCGTATACGATTTTTTGCTTTGTTATTGGGAATAGTATTGATCCCCGCTGCTCCTTTATGGGCCCAGAATAAGCACCTGCAGGAAGTAGAAGCTGCCGTAAAAAAATTTACCAAAGCAATGCTGGATAGTGATATCCCTGTTTTGAGCGCCTTGGCCGCCGACCAGTTAACGTATGGTCATTCAAGCGGCAAAGTGCAGAACAAGGCAGAATACCTGGAATCATTTAAAACCGGTGCATCTGATTTTACAAAAATCGATATCAGTGACCAGACCATCTATTTTGTGAACAATACGGCGATTGTGCGTCATTTGCTGGATGCAGACACCAATGATAATAAGCAACCGGGTCATACTACTTTAAAGATCATGACCGTTTGGGAAAAAGTGGCCGGTAAATGGTTGTTGATTGCAAGGCAGGCTGTAAAACCACAATAA
- a CDS encoding DUF4861 domain-containing protein, with product MKALLLLLIGCGFTGNIWAQTKTITVINPSDIARKDELVVLKREWLKKKLPLLSNDHYVVIADKGTPQVVQYDDMDGDGSWDEAVLLLDLAPGQQRTLTATVSDQPAAVKAVVRSYVRQKHRLPDSRFGANVLTDTMPYNNAPTDFSKQKLPPYLTEGPAWENDKVGFRKYFDTRNANDIWGKRVPQMVLDEVGADPSKIYHNLADWGMDILKVGKSLGAGALALKLSINEKDTLIRFGSNVKQEIYRQVTTGPLRSVFEVIYKDWQYLPNQAPITVTEQISIWGGQYFYENKVSFNTVPANASLVTGTIDFYSKEDHKISKPGVAGLYTYDRQSEHKDLLGLGILTPAKYFNGYGHIGAIPGDITNVFTLDMKISQEQPTLYRYYVGWELSDRVFATKQGFERFIDSEEVKFGRPVIIR from the coding sequence ATGAAGGCATTGTTATTGTTACTGATCGGGTGCGGCTTTACAGGTAATATATGGGCGCAAACAAAGACCATTACCGTTATCAACCCCTCTGATATAGCGCGCAAAGATGAACTGGTGGTTCTGAAAAGAGAATGGCTGAAAAAAAAGCTGCCTTTGCTCAGCAATGATCATTATGTTGTCATTGCAGATAAAGGCACACCACAGGTGGTGCAGTATGATGATATGGATGGAGATGGTAGCTGGGATGAAGCCGTGCTGTTGCTGGACCTGGCCCCCGGCCAGCAGCGAACGCTGACAGCTACCGTTAGTGACCAGCCGGCTGCAGTAAAAGCGGTGGTGCGCAGTTATGTACGCCAGAAGCACCGGTTGCCGGATAGCCGTTTTGGGGCAAATGTATTAACAGATACCATGCCTTACAACAATGCGCCTACAGATTTTTCCAAACAAAAGCTGCCGCCCTATTTAACGGAAGGACCGGCATGGGAGAATGACAAAGTGGGCTTCCGGAAATATTTTGATACCAGGAATGCAAATGATATATGGGGAAAACGGGTGCCGCAAATGGTTTTGGATGAGGTGGGCGCAGATCCTTCAAAGATCTATCATAACCTGGCAGACTGGGGTATGGACATTCTTAAAGTGGGTAAATCACTTGGCGCCGGAGCGCTTGCCTTAAAACTCAGCATAAATGAAAAAGACACGCTGATCCGTTTTGGCAGTAATGTAAAGCAGGAAATTTACCGACAGGTAACAACAGGCCCGCTCCGTTCTGTTTTCGAGGTCATTTATAAGGACTGGCAATACCTGCCCAACCAGGCGCCCATAACCGTTACAGAGCAGATCAGCATCTGGGGCGGGCAGTATTTTTATGAAAACAAGGTAAGTTTCAATACCGTTCCTGCCAATGCCTCCCTGGTTACGGGTACCATTGATTTTTACAGTAAAGAGGATCACAAGATCAGTAAACCGGGGGTGGCCGGCTTATATACTTATGACCGGCAGAGTGAGCACAAGGATTTACTGGGATTGGGTATACTGACACCGGCAAAATATTTTAACGGCTATGGGCATATTGGAGCTATACCCGGCGACATCACCAATGTATTTACATTAGATATGAAGATCAGCCAGGAACAGCCAACTCTTTATCGTTATTATGTGGGCTGGGAGCTGTCAGATCGTGTCTTTGCAACCAAACAGGGTTTTGAGCGATTTATAGATAGCGAGGAGGTAAAATTCGGGAGGCCGGTAATTATCCGGTAG
- a CDS encoding DUF433 domain-containing protein, translating to MSGKPTIRGLRFPVGIY from the coding sequence ATGAGTGGGAAACCTACAATACGAGGTTTAAGGTTTCCGGTGGGGATATATTAG
- a CDS encoding DUF5615 family PIN-like protein, with protein MSKDADFPELISRLGAPPKLINLRIGNCDNRFLWEKLKVRIHEMIAILTTDSIDIIELELER; from the coding sequence ATTTCAAAAGATGCTGATTTTCCGGAATTAATAAGTCGCCTTGGGGCGCCTCCCAAACTCATCAATCTCAGGATCGGCAATTGTGACAATCGTTTTTTGTGGGAGAAACTAAAAGTACGTATTCACGAAATGATTGCCATACTGACAACAGATAGTATTGATATTATCGAATTGGAATTGGAACGGTAG
- a CDS encoding tetratricopeptide repeat protein, with translation MKSNFILLLSCIAIPVFAQDNGAQSVNKGNEFFKEGKLEAAVTEYDKAVNGPAKYVALVNKGNALYRLKKYEDAIKSYQLASDAANTNNALRSGAFYNTGVVYSNQNKLTESIEAYKNALRLNSNDRNARENLQKALLEQKKQSGGGDDNKEDQQKKPQQSKLKQKQAQNQLDKLEQKERNTQQRISEDKSQYGISNEKDW, from the coding sequence ATGAAAAGCAATTTTATTTTATTGTTGAGCTGTATTGCGATCCCTGTGTTTGCACAGGATAACGGTGCCCAATCTGTAAATAAAGGGAATGAATTTTTCAAAGAGGGAAAGCTGGAGGCAGCGGTTACCGAATATGACAAGGCAGTTAACGGGCCTGCTAAATATGTAGCGCTTGTAAATAAAGGGAACGCGCTTTACCGCCTTAAAAAGTATGAAGACGCTATTAAAAGCTACCAGCTGGCAAGTGACGCTGCCAATACAAATAATGCCCTGCGCTCCGGTGCATTTTATAACACGGGCGTGGTTTACTCTAATCAAAACAAATTGACCGAAAGTATTGAAGCTTACAAGAATGCTTTGCGGCTGAACAGTAACGACAGGAATGCACGGGAAAACCTGCAAAAAGCATTACTGGAACAAAAGAAGCAAAGCGGCGGCGGAGATGATAATAAGGAGGATCAACAAAAGAAACCCCAGCAGTCAAAGTTGAAACAAAAGCAGGCACAGAACCAGCTTGATAAACTGGAACAAAAGGAACGGAATACGCAACAGCGTATTTCTGAAGATAAATCCCAGTATGGCATCAGTAATGAGAAAGACTGGTAA